In the Diachasmimorpha longicaudata isolate KC_UGA_2023 chromosome 1, iyDiaLong2, whole genome shotgun sequence genome, one interval contains:
- the LOC135162537 gene encoding uncharacterized protein LOC135162537, translating to MPEHKKKRSRSRSRSSDRRHKRRKVDQMQLQLDNLTKAVEGLVRAQNNQPQALPPNNGAQLPNIEVSNTKIADNKEDKENIPEAANTNSETNMRDDLKGPATDFSLDATDKDNILKVLGVDLNESKFKKVKFHAELKNTWSKWVKQGLPEKNKTEILESYNRKGDLFTEAPKVNLEILPLLSDVAKKRDQHFSETQNCIGSALIALGGAISMLIDPPDDGLDEDIFTDYLSQAGQLLTDVFFQQSVARKSFITPQLNKSIKPAVEAMISDEWLYGNDLKDKVKDVKEIAKACEQIKEKPQPKTIMRSQVQGNSRYPSTNSRQTGYHQKSRKFLFKKRSNQGASSSSAKMSSRTTTQSSSKK from the exons ATGCCAGAGCATAAAAAGAAAAGGTCGAGGTCCAGGTCACGGTCATCAGATCGTCGACATAAAAGACGCAAAGTCGACCAAATGCAGCTACAATTGGATAACCTCACAAAGGCGGTTGAGGGCTTGGTCCGAGCCCAAAACAACCAACCTCAAGCTTTGCCACCAAATAATGGGGCCCAGCTACCTAATATTGAGGTTTCAAATACTAAGATTGCTG ACAACAAAGAGGATAAAGAGAATATCCCGGAAGCTGCGAACACCAACTCTGAAACGAACATGAGAGATGACCTCAAGGGTCCAGCGACAGATTTTTCCCTAGACGCAACGGACAAGGATAACATCCTTAAAGTTTTGGGAGTAGACTTGAATGagtcaaaatttaaaaaagtcaAATTTCACgccgaattgaaaaatacctGGTCCAAATGGGTGAAGCAGGGACTCCCGGAGAAAAACAAGACTGAAATTCTAGAGTCATACAACCGAAAAGGGGATCTGTTCACAGAGGCTCCCAAGGTGAATTTGGAGATACTCCCTCTTCTCTCTGATGTGGCAAAAAAGCGTGACCAACATTTTTCAGAGACACAAAATTGTATCGGTTCAGCGTTGATTGCACTAGGCGGCGCAATTTCCATGCTCATCGACCCCCCAGATGATGGACTAGATGAAGACATCTTTACCGATTACTTGAGCCAGGCGGGACAGCTATTAACAGACGTATTCTTTCAGCAGTCTGTAGCTCGGAAATCATTCATCACCCCTCAactcaataaatcaataaaaccgGCGGTTGAGGCGATGATTTCTGACGAATGGCTCTATGGGAATGATTTAAAAGATAAAGTGAAGGATGTCAAAGAAATCGCCAAAGCTTGCGAACAGATTAAGGAGAAACCCCAGCCTAAAACTATCATGAGATCACAGGTCCAGGGAAACTCGAGGTACCCGTCTACGAACTCTCGTCAGACGGGGTACCATCAGAAATCTCGGAAGTTCCTATTCAAGAAGAGGTCGAATCAAGGTGCATCCTCCAGCTCAGCCAAGATGAGCTCTCGGACGACAACCCAATCTTCATCAAAGAAGTAA